A window of the Brassica napus cultivar Da-Ae chromosome A2, Da-Ae, whole genome shotgun sequence genome harbors these coding sequences:
- the LOC125580071 gene encoding protein STICHEL-like — MSGSRVSDLSKLHLKRELTQIKKASRVLRDPGTSSSWRSPLTSSRSVSATVPAVLEPPVCRNNALKEKEKKVFLHNWNTNNESSWTQQASLNNDDDGDDVSDARKGGYSMTFRCRDTNLASKRRKKSKRNNIVARRRCDSAELSDETEDPRHITVASHLVLKQLNRKNWSRSLITSRKEDSSCTHNSTPSSFNIYALRNPNNVGSWDGTTTTCDGDGDELDGNLDSPGRKQGCGIWTKKATKGGCRSCCSPSLSDTLRSSILCGSGPVYHRRHNKHKIGSRSAQGVLPLLTYGGDGRGGSSQGTGCSDDDDDELDLEAQSRLDGRRWSTSCRSEVVAVDGSTQSFSQKYRPMFFDELIGQSIVVESLMNALKRCRITPFYLFHGPRGTGKTSTAKIFSAALNCVAIEEMKPCGYCKECNEFISGKSKDFCEVDGDDKVRYLLRNIPRKSSTYKVFVIDECHLLPSKTWLSFLKFLENPLKKVLFVFITTDLDNVPRTIQSRCQKFLFDKVKDADIVVRLKKIASDENLDVESDALELIARNADGSLRDAETMLEQLSLLGKRITTGLVNELVGVVSDEKMLKLLELALSSDTAETVKRARELLDLGADPIVLMSQLASLIMDIIAGTYKVVDEKYSEAFLDGRNLSEADMEGLKHALKLLSEAEKQLRVSNDRSTWFTATLLQLGSMPSPGTTLTGCSSRRQSSRATDDDPSSVSREVMAYKQRIGGLHFSKSASPKRSGKHTHEASSFSRVIDNTCYKASSSSQTPEREASNASHGNSTASTMMLTQRSSEKLNEIWRKCVEICHSRTLRQLLYTHGKLISISEVEGILVAYIAFGETKIKTRAERFLSSITNSMEMVLRRSLDVRILLLPETEPLVVPYQTGKPDMTNKVGDLHAATDLGVGSSEEGRSKIPMQRIESIIREQRLETAWLQTADKDTPGSLTRIKPERNQILPQEDTYRQPSAVSPSGLNNDVKLLRIGENGELKENLTGSCPLSPSLLHDSKFGHKKDNIGGYESGTRRVGCNMLLCWNTNKTRRSSKGKGTHVRPRRSGKRGFSLFNGCAKPRKPAGKLRR, encoded by the exons ATGTCTGGCTCGAGAGTATCGGATCTGAGCAAGTTGCATCTCAAGAGAGAGCTGACTCAAATCAAGAAAGCTTCCCGCGTTCTACGCGATCCAGGCACCTCTTCCTCCTGGAGATCCCCTCTCACCTCCTCCAGATCCGTCTCCGCGACTGTGCCTGCGGTTCTGGAGCCTCCGGTGTGCAGAAACAATGCTCtaaaagagaaggagaagaaagtgTTCTTACACAACTGGAATACTAACAATGAATCTTCATGGACACAACAAGCTAGTCTCAACAACGACGACGATGGTGATGATGTGAGTGATGCAAGGAAGGGTGGCTATTCGATGACTTTCAGGTGCAGAGACACCAATCTAGCGtcaaagaggaggaagaagagtaAGAGAAACAACATAGTGGCTAGAAGGAGATGTGACTCTGCTGAACTATCAGACGAAACAGAGGATCCAAGGCACATCACTGTTGCATCTCATTTGGTTTTGAAGCAGCTTAATCGCAAGAACTGGTCACGTTCTTTGATAACTAGTAGAAAAGAGGATTCTTCATGTACTCATAACAGCACACCAAGCTCCTTCAACATCTACGCTCTTCGTAATCCAAACAACGTTGGATCTTGGGATGGTACCACTACAACTTGCGACGGCGATGGTGATGAGTTGGATGGTAACTTGGATTCACCAGGGAGAAAACAAGGCTGTGGCATTTGGACCAAGAAGGCTACGAAAGGTGGGTGCAGAAGCTGTTGCTCTCCTTCCTTGTCTGATACTTTGAGAAGTAGCATTTTATGTGGGAGTGGACCGGTGTATCATCGTAGACATAATAAACACAAGATTGGTTCAAGAAGTGCTCAAGGTGTTTTGCCTTTGCTCACTTATGGTGGTGATGGGAGAGGAGGGTCTTCTCAAGGAACCGGGtgcagtgatgatgatgatgatgagcttGATTTAGAGGCTCAGAGTAGATTAGATGGGAGGAGGTGGTCTACTAGTTGTAGGAGTGAGGTTGTAGCGGTAGATGGAAGTACACAAAGCTTCAGCCAAAAGTACAGACCGATGTTTTTCGATGAACTGATTGGTCAGAGTATAGTTGTTGAGTCACTAATGAACGCACTAAAAAGGTGTAGGATCACTCCTTTTTATCTCTTCCATGGTCCTAGAGGAACTGGCAAGACATCGACCGCGAAGATTTTTTCAGCAGCCTTGAACTGTGTGGCTATTGAAGAGATGAAGCCTTGTGGTTACTGTAAAGAATGCAATGAGTTCATCTCTGGGAAGAGTAAGGACTTTTGTGAAGTTGATGGAGATGATAAGGTTAGGTACCTTTTGAGAAACATTCCAAGGAAGTCCTCAACATACAAGGTGTTTGTGATAGATGAGTGTCATTTGTTACCATCTAAGACGTGGCTGTCTTTTCTCAAGTTCCTTGAGAACCCTTTGAAGAAAGTTCTCTTCGTATTTATAACGACGGATCTTGATAATGTCCCTCGGACCATTCAGTCAAGGTGTCAGAAGTTTCTATTTGACAAAGTTAAAGATGCAGACATAGTAGTGAGACTGAAGAAGATTGCTTCAGACGAGAATCTTGATGTGGAATCTGACGCGTTGGAACTGATTGCTAGGAACGCGGATGGTTCACTTAGAGATGCTGAAACTATGTTGGAGCAGCTGAGTTTGCTGGGGAAACGTATCACCACTGGTCTAGTAAACGAGCTA GTGGGTGTTGTTTCAGATGAAAAAATGCTGAAACTTTTGGAATTAGCATTGTCATCTGATACGGCAGAGACAGTGAAGAGGGCTAGAGAGTTATTGGACCTTGGAGCTGACCCAATAGTCTTGATGTCCCAACTAGCTAGTCTTATCATGGACATCATTGCTGGTACATACAAGGTGGTAGACGAAAAGTACAGCGAAGCCTTCCTTGACGGACGAAACT TGAGTGAAGCGGATATGGAGGGACTAAAACACGCTTTAAAACTTCTTTCTGAGGCTGAGAAGCAGCTTAGAGTTTCTAATGACCGTTCAACCTGGTTCACAGCGACTTTGCTTCAGCTTGGGTCAATGCCTTCTCCTGGAACCACGCTTACAGGATGTAGCAGTAGAAGGCAAAGCTCTAGAGCCACTGATGACGACCCGTCAAGCGTTTCAAGGGAGGTGATGGCTTACAAACAGAGAATAGGAGGGCTTCACTTTAGTAAGTCGGCATCGCCAAAAAGAAGCGGAAAGCATACCCATGAAGCGAGTTCTTTCTCCAGGGTTATCGATAATACATGCTATAAAGCCTCCTCGTCTAGCCAAACTCCAGAGAGAGAAGCCTCCAATGCCTCACATGGCAATAGTACTGCAAGCACCATGATGCTTACTCAAAGAAGTTCAGAGAAACTAAATGAGATATGGAGAAAATGTGTAGAAATATGCCATTCCAGAACATTGAGGCAGCTGCTCTATACTCATGGGAAACTTATATCTATCAGTGAAGTTGAAG GTATTCTAGTTGCTTATATAGCGTTTGGAGAAACCAAGATCAAAACAAGAGCTGAAAGGTTTCTAAGCAGTATCACAAACTCGATGGAAATGGTACTAAGGAGAAGCTTAGACGTCAGGATACTACTCTTGCCTGAAACCGAGCCACTCGTAGTCCCTTACCAAACCGGGAAACCAGATATGACAAACAAAGTTGGAGATCTACATGCTGCAACAGACCTTGGAGTTGGTAGCAGTGAAGAAGGCAGATCAAAGATCCCAATGCAAAGGATAGAATCAATCATCCGAGAACAAAGATTAGAAACAGCATGGTTACAAACCGCTGATAAAGACACGCCTGGATCACTAACACGGATAAAACCTGAAAGGAATCAGATTCTACCTCAAGAAGACACTTATCGCCAACCTTCTGCTGTTTCTCCTTCCGGATTAAATAATGACGTTAAGCTTTTGAGAATTGGCGAAAATGGTGAGCTTAAAGAGAATCTAACTGGGAGCTGTCCTCTTTCCCCGAGCTTACTTCATGATTCTAAGTTTGGACACAAGAAAGACAATAT AGGAGGATACGAATCAGGAACAAGGAGAGTTGGTTGTAATATGTTACTTTGTTGGAACACAAACAAGACTCGAAGAAGTAGCAAG GGTAAGGGAACTCATGTTCGTCCCCGAAGAAGTGGGAAGAGAGGGTTCTCTCTGTTTAATGGATGTGCTAAGCCAAGGAAACCAGCAGGTAAATTGAGAAGATGA